The genomic interval AAATGGCAACCACTAGAAGTGGTTCGAAATCACCATCTCCGGCGAAGAAAGTTTCTAAAAAATCGAAGAAGGCTCCAGCTGTTACTTCCAAAGTCGAACCTAAAATggggttaaaaaaaattgctaaaaattTAGTGGCTGATGTTCCAGAGACATCGGCCTCTAAGAAAAGAGCCCTTCCTGTTAAAGTAGATGCTCCTAAGACTAAGAGAGCAAAAATTTCCAAGTCTGCACGCGATGTAAGTTtctctttgttgtttttaaatttttctttagttttttcCTGGTTGTTTTATTTCTGGTGTTACATTTGATGATTTAAAGTTTTCCCCATTTTTTGTTCTAGGTTTCCTCAGATTCCGATTTTGAGGATGAAGTGCATGGTGAGGACCAAAAGCCCAAAGTTGAATCAAAGGTAATTTAAATTTGCTTGGTTTCATTTTATTGTGTTAATTTTTACATGAGCTTTTTAGGTCACTGGTTTAGGTGTTTATTAggatgtttttatgtttttttggtGTTCTTTATGTATTTCTGTCATGTATTGTGGTtgatgttgttttgttgtttttattcagTTGTTGTTTGGTTGTTGAAAAAAAACCCAGTTCAATTCGTATTTTGTCACAGTTTTGAATTGCTTTTCCCCATTGGTTGGTTATATGTTTTTTGTGAATTTGTTTTCGGTTGTTTTACACACTATTGGTATTGAAAAGCATTTTACTAATT from Cannabis sativa cultivar Pink pepper isolate KNU-18-1 chromosome 4, ASM2916894v1, whole genome shotgun sequence carries:
- the LOC133036695 gene encoding uncharacterized protein LOC133036695 yields the protein MATTRSGSKSPSPAKKVSKKSKKAPAVTSKVEPKMGLKKIAKNLVADVPETSASKKRALPVKVDAPKTKRAKISKSARDVSSDSDFEDEVHGEDQKPKVESKVI